Part of the Bacillus sp. N1-1 genome, TTTTTGATCTTCATAGGCAACCCATTCCTCTAACTTGTCAGGGACAGTATTCTCCATTGCAATTGCCGTACTGTCTCAGACAATGATGAACCCATGCTTGATACATTCGATTATTTAAAGCATAAATCTGATCGTATTGAGTCAACCGACCGTTATTGTGCTGGGTTGGCGGCAATCCACCAGATTCAGGCTGTTGATGATTGAAATAATTAAGCAATGAGTAATCCCCCTTTTTTTTCATTCCTCCCTCAGTTCATTATTAATTTAGTAGAAAGACACGCCTTTCGTGCCTCCCCGTTAATAAATAAAAGGAAAGAATCCGAGGATTCCTTCCTTTTTTCAATCTATCTATAAGTCGTCAAAACCATTATCATCAGACACTTTCGTGTACTGGCGTGACTTCTGTTCAAAGAAATCACTTTTACCAGCATTCACATCGGCATACGCTTTGATCCACCTCATTGGATTCTCCCGATGCCCTTCAAAAGGACGCTCGATTCCAAGCTGGTTCACGCGGGTATTAGCCATAAATTTAATATAGTCGCTTAATTCATTCATCGTAATACCAGGAAAACGATCACCGATGATGTATTCCCCCCATTTGATCTCAAGTTCAGCCGCTTCTCTGAAGGTATTATTAATGAAAGCATGGTTCTCTTCCGTATTAAGCTCAGGATGCTCCTTGAACAGTTCCTTCACAATGTTTACGAATAACGTTACGTGAAGCTGTTCATCACGATTAATATAGTTAATCATCGTTGAAGTCGACACCATCTTTTGATTTCGAGCAAGGTTATAAAAGAAAGCAAAGCCAGCATAGAAGAAAAGTCCTTCAAGGATAATGTCATAGACGATCGATTCAAAAAACGTTTGCGGTGATGGATTTTGAACAAATGCTTCATATCCAGATGCAATAAATTGATTACGTTCTAAGAGCACGTCATCATGCTTCCAGTATTCAAAAATCCGGTCCTGCTCATGTTTATTGACAATAGAAGAAAGCACATAGCTATAAGACTGATTGTGCACAACTTCCTGAAAGGAAAGCACCTGCATGAGCGCAGATAGGCTTGAATCTGTTAAATAGTCTGCTACTTTGCTCGAATAGTCGGTTTGAATCGAATCTAGAAAAGCGAGAAGTCCAATGATTTTCTTAAACGTATCTTGCTCGTCTTCACTTAGTCCTTCCCACTGCTTTATGTCGTTTGACATATTGATCTCAAACGGAGTCCAAAAGTTTCCTAGCATATTTTTATACATGGGATAGGCCCAGCTAAAGCGGACATCATCCCAGTTTAGAACGTTTGAGCTCTCACCGTTAATAATCCCTGTCGAACTATTCGGTGCAGACACGTCATAAAGCTTTCTTTTCTGTATTGTCGCCATTTAGAGCTCCTCCTTTAACTTGCGCAGCTTTCACAGTCATCGATCTCGACTGAAGTACTTCTTGTGTAATACGTTGTCTTTAACCCTTTTCTCCAGGCCGTCATATGAATGTTGAGCAAGTCCTTTGCTTTCACCGTGCTCTGCACATAAATATTAAATGAAATGGACTGATCGACGTGGCGCTGTCTTGCTGCGTTCTGCTCAATACTCCAAAGCTGATCAATGTGATAGGCTGACTTATAATACCAAGTTGTTTCTGGTGATAGATCAGGTGCCGTTACGGGAATTTTATAATTCTTCTTTTCCTCTGAATATTCTTTTTGGAAAATCGGATCAATCGAGGCGGTCGATCCGGCTATTAAACTCGTTGAACTGTTTGGCGCTACAGCTAGTAGATAGGCATTCCTGACACCACTTTTGTGAACCCTCTCTTCAAGCGCGCGCCATTTTTCGTTCGTATAGCCACGTTGTGTAAAATACTCCCCATTTTGCCAATCAGAGCCTTCAAAAAGAGAATAGCTCCCTTTTTCAATCGCAAGCTCATGGCTCGCCTGTATGGTTAAATAATTGATTGTTTCATATAATTCATCTGCATAGTTTGCTGCTTCATGACTTTCCCAGACGATCCCCTTTTTGGCCAGTAAGTGATGCCAACCAAACGTACCGAGACCGATGCTTCGGTATTTCTCATTAGTTAACTGCGCTTGAGGTACTTCAATCGTATTAATATCAATGACGTTATCAAGCATTCTTACTTGAATCGGGATTAATCGCTCTAGAGCATTGGCTGTAACCGCACGACCAAGATTGATACTTGATAGATTACAAACGACGTAATCACCAGGCGTTTTCGTAATGATAATTTTACCGTCTTTCGTAATCTCTTCTTTAACAGTCGTTGCACTCATATTTTGCATAATCTCGGTACAAAGGTTTGAAGCATAGATCATGCCTGCATGCTTATTTGGATTTGCACGATTAACCGTGTCACGATAGAACATGTACGGCGTACCTGTTTCCAATTGAGATTTCATGACTCGCTTCATAATCTCAATCGCTGGTACCGTTTTTCTGGAAAGCTCAGGATGGTTCACACACTGCGTATATTTCATACGAAACTCTCCTGATCCTTTTTCTTTGTCATAAGAATCTTCAAGAGAGAATCCCATCACCTGACGGACTTCATGCGGATCAAACAAATGCCAGTCTGCACGGTCTTCTACCGCTTCCATAAAGACGTCTGGAATACACAAACCAGTAAAAAGATCATGCGTCCTCATGCGTTCGTCCCCGTTATTAAGCTTGGCATCAAGAAATTCAAAAACATCTTTGTGCC contains:
- a CDS encoding ribonucleotide-diphosphate reductase subunit beta; translated protein: MATIQKRKLYDVSAPNSSTGIINGESSNVLNWDDVRFSWAYPMYKNMLGNFWTPFEINMSNDIKQWEGLSEDEQDTFKKIIGLLAFLDSIQTDYSSKVADYLTDSSLSALMQVLSFQEVVHNQSYSYVLSSIVNKHEQDRIFEYWKHDDVLLERNQFIASGYEAFVQNPSPQTFFESIVYDIILEGLFFYAGFAFFYNLARNQKMVSTSTMINYINRDEQLHVTLFVNIVKELFKEHPELNTEENHAFINNTFREAAELEIKWGEYIIGDRFPGITMNELSDYIKFMANTRVNQLGIERPFEGHRENPMRWIKAYADVNAGKSDFFEQKSRQYTKVSDDNGFDDL
- a CDS encoding ribonucleoside-diphosphate reductase subunit alpha, coding for MSTVVDTKLTTLLKEVKAILNEYTLLSRESFLTKTIDGLTENATQNEIDNILVLNALERITAEEPDWTYVAAAFHLRTLYRNSLRNRNEKEVYGKGNFYRLLQQLTEEGIYNEALLQSYSKKEVDQVATFIAPTRDRLFTYIGLRTLADRYLATDHEKNVYELPQERFLVIAMTQMMNEPKEKRLEFIKEAYWALSNLYMTVATPTLSNAGKSYGQLSSCFIDTVDDSLRGIYDSNTDVATVSKNGGGIGAYLGKIRSRGSDIKGFKGNSSGVLPWMKQLNNTAVSVDQLGQRQGAVAVYLDVWHKDVFEFLDAKLNNGDERMRTHDLFTGLCIPDVFMEAVEDRADWHLFDPHEVRQVMGFSLEDSYDKEKGSGEFRMKYTQCVNHPELSRKTVPAIEIMKRVMKSQLETGTPYMFYRDTVNRANPNKHAGMIYASNLCTEIMQNMSATTVKEEITKDGKIIITKTPGDYVVCNLSSINLGRAVTANALERLIPIQVRMLDNVIDINTIEVPQAQLTNEKYRSIGLGTFGWHHLLAKKGIVWESHEAANYADELYETINYLTIQASHELAIEKGSYSLFEGSDWQNGEYFTQRGYTNEKWRALEERVHKSGVRNAYLLAVAPNSSTSLIAGSTASIDPIFQKEYSEEKKNYKIPVTAPDLSPETTWYYKSAYHIDQLWSIEQNAARQRHVDQSISFNIYVQSTVKAKDLLNIHMTAWRKGLKTTYYTRSTSVEIDDCESCAS